The following proteins are co-located in the Syngnathus scovelli strain Florida chromosome 5, RoL_Ssco_1.2, whole genome shotgun sequence genome:
- the cntf gene encoding ciliary neurotrophic factor translates to MADRRSGVIGQPDQGRTTAARAAAIAELLLLEVSNLLELYSKRESLSPDVIEDSRLVSVPPPSSQLDTPDKLWRLHTALLQCRGLMERAIAKEDEEMGNGTGEYETLRKMVKERLWFLINIIGELVKAVGGPAVVTPSLSDSLEPDNLSVFELKLWVFRVFTEVDYWAKTAVAILQALPKERVRNTRYRSTRSSRR, encoded by the exons ATGGCAGACCGGCGGAGCGGCGTGATCGGGCAGCCAGATCAAGGCAGGACAACCGCGGCCCGAGCGGCTGCTATAGCCGAACTTTTGCTTTTGGAGGTCTCCAACCTACTGGAACTTTAC AGCAAGAGGGAGAGCCTCAGCCCAGATGTCATAGAGGATAGTCGTTTGGTGTCCGTCCCTCCTCCTTCTTCCCAGCTGGACACCCCGGACAAGCTGTGGCGCTTGCACACGGCCCTGCTCCAGTGTCGAGGCTTGATGGAGCGAGCTATCGCCAAAGAGGATGAGGAGATGGGCAATGGGACAGGGGAATACGAAACCCTGAGGAAAATGGTGAAGGAGAGGCTGTGGTTTCTCATAAACATCATTGGAGAACTTGTTAAAGCTGTGGGCGGTCCGGCGGTGGTGACCCCAAGTTTGAGTGACAGCTTGGAG CCGGACAACCTGAGCGTTTTTGAGCTGAAGCTGTGGGTCTTCCGCGTCTTCACAGAAGTGGACTACTGGGCCAAGACGGCCGTCGCCATCTTGCAAGCTCTCCCCAAAGAGCGAGTGAGGAACACTCGCTACAGGAGCACCAGAAGCTCTCGCAGATGA